One genomic region from Streptomyces sp. NBC_00457 encodes:
- a CDS encoding sulfotransferase family protein, giving the protein MSSAPLPLTLANLLLRPAFGSRRDPDRVFDRIAEKARQTDGDEWFTDGFRLLLREWAADEGLSPVGWQSAQAHVRRHLTNRARIRRLIAEQPAIEQETVEKPVFVVGLPRTATTLTHNVLSLSDEHRCPRLWELLAPGLEPSPRERRKAIASARRTLDGTYLLTPRFRDIHPMTAEGPEECTFLLPHALVPLSQAHLPEYHARQFERDMVPDYRHLKQCFQVLQYGRPRRRWILKSPMHTGNLDALLAVFPDATLVWTHRDPATAVASFCSLVECGMAISRRKVDLHALGATWLDLLSRSAARGVAARAAIPRHSLVDVPYSWLGTDPAAGAPKLFAAIGARWTEADAARLPGVTARPKGTRHHTYDLSRYGLTRADVEAAFSGYNALRAEVDRA; this is encoded by the coding sequence GTGTCCTCCGCTCCGCTCCCTCTGACGCTGGCCAATCTGTTGCTGCGTCCCGCGTTCGGATCCCGTCGCGACCCGGACCGGGTGTTCGACCGGATCGCCGAGAAGGCCCGGCAGACGGACGGGGACGAGTGGTTCACCGACGGCTTCCGGTTGCTGCTGCGTGAGTGGGCGGCCGACGAAGGGCTGTCTCCGGTCGGCTGGCAGTCCGCGCAGGCCCACGTCCGCAGGCACCTGACCAACCGGGCCCGGATCCGGCGGCTGATCGCCGAGCAGCCCGCCATCGAGCAGGAGACCGTCGAGAAGCCGGTGTTCGTGGTGGGTCTCCCGCGCACCGCCACCACGCTCACCCACAACGTGCTGTCCCTCTCCGACGAGCACCGCTGCCCCCGGCTGTGGGAGTTGCTCGCCCCCGGCCTCGAACCGTCCCCCCGCGAGCGGCGGAAGGCGATCGCTTCCGCGCGCCGGACGCTCGACGGCACCTATCTGCTCACCCCGCGCTTCCGCGACATCCACCCCATGACCGCCGAGGGCCCGGAGGAGTGCACGTTCCTCCTGCCGCACGCTCTGGTGCCGCTGTCCCAGGCCCACCTGCCGGAGTACCACGCCCGGCAGTTCGAGCGGGACATGGTTCCCGACTACCGCCATCTCAAGCAGTGCTTCCAGGTGCTCCAGTACGGCCGCCCGCGCCGCCGCTGGATCCTGAAGTCCCCCATGCACACCGGGAACCTCGATGCCCTGCTCGCCGTGTTCCCGGACGCCACGCTCGTGTGGACTCATCGCGACCCGGCGACCGCCGTCGCCTCGTTCTGCAGCCTGGTCGAGTGCGGCATGGCCATCTCCCGGCGCAAAGTCGACCTGCACGCCCTCGGCGCCACCTGGCTCGACCTGCTGAGCCGCTCCGCCGCGCGCGGTGTCGCCGCCCGGGCCGCCATCCCCCGCCATTCCCTGGTCGACGTGCCGTACTCCTGGCTCGGCACCGACCCGGCCGCCGGCGCCCCCAAGCTCTTCGCGGCCATCGGCGCCCGCTGGACCGAAGCGGATGCCGCCCGGCTCCCCGGCGTCACCGCCCGCCCCAAAGGCACCCGCCACCACACCTACGACCTGTCCCGCTACGGCCTGACCCGCGCCGACGTCGAGGCCGCCTTCTCCGGCTACAACGCACTGCGGGCCGAGGTCGACCGCGCCTGA
- a CDS encoding glycoside hydrolase family 12 protein — protein MATTRTLGRITKALLAPALALGATVGLASAPAQAAVWNSCDQWGNTNLNGYTLYNNIWGSGAGSQCVWANSGTNWGVWANHPNTGGIKSYPNSKKVINKTIASIGSLTSNYNVTVPSSGAYNTSYDIWDTDYDYEIMLWVNYNGAVGPLGTSQGSVTLGGHTWNVYKGSNGVNEVFSFLRTSDSSSGSVNIKPILSWISGTKGWMSSNETIGDVQFGYEITSSSGGLDFRTNNLTVSSS, from the coding sequence ATGGCAACAACCCGCACGCTCGGCAGAATCACCAAGGCCCTGCTGGCTCCGGCGCTCGCGCTCGGTGCCACTGTCGGTCTCGCCTCCGCCCCCGCCCAGGCCGCCGTCTGGAACTCCTGCGACCAGTGGGGCAACACGAACCTGAACGGCTACACGCTCTACAACAACATCTGGGGCTCCGGCGCCGGCAGCCAGTGCGTCTGGGCCAACTCCGGCACCAACTGGGGAGTCTGGGCCAACCACCCCAACACCGGCGGCATCAAGTCGTACCCCAACTCCAAGAAGGTGATCAACAAGACGATCGCTTCCATCGGCTCGCTCACCAGCAACTACAACGTCACGGTCCCGTCGTCCGGCGCGTACAACACGTCGTACGACATCTGGGACACGGACTACGACTACGAGATCATGCTCTGGGTCAACTACAACGGAGCCGTCGGTCCGCTGGGCACCTCGCAGGGCAGCGTCACCCTCGGCGGCCACACGTGGAACGTCTACAAGGGCAGCAACGGCGTCAACGAAGTGTTCTCGTTCCTGCGGACGTCCGACTCCAGCTCCGGCAGCGTGAACATCAAGCCGATCCTCAGCTGGATCTCCGGCACCAAGGGCTGGATGTCCAGCAACGAGACCATCGGCGACGTCCAGTTCGGCTACGAGATCACCTCGTCGTCCGGCGGGCTCGACTTCCGCACCAACAACCTGACGGTCAGCAGTAGTTGA
- a CDS encoding glycosyl hydrolase family 95 catalytic domain-containing protein produces MTTHPAGPVHGTWEPTPATRWEDGYLSGNGHHGALVFGDPNDERVVVTHHTLVRPNSGERARPPELASQLPQLQDRLLAGDVRAAEDFTDGRDLQWVQPFHPAFHIRLRRASGAGRHYRRSVDFTTGVTHAEGDGWDSRVFVSRADDVIVQRVTGADLTIALDHRLPGAPHDLAVGHGAVLTSDGALLNLRARYPGSDRAYTGITLVIVTGGRTTLTPLGLQLTGAASALLLTRVLRHTGEIDVPTVSRALRDLVPHQALGGPGEVDCGAAAPQRGAGNCATSHSGPADKRQPTDPYTHLLDRHTTLHRTAYTRVTLDLDADPTERALPGSELLEQPESPAFLERLFAAGRYHLLSAAGLLPPRLTGLWTGDWNTAWSGAFTNDANVNLQTASAAATALPEVTDALAGLIGRQLPDWRENARAIFGARGAVAPAHSDGESGLTYHFNREYPLHLWTAGADWLLKPLVDHDETRGERDPRTADTLAEVAQFYEDFLTRTDDDGHLVLVPSYSPENRPANASWGAINAAMDLSAARHALRTAAEYHPEKAQAWRALADRLPPHRINDDGALAEWAWPGLDDTYDHRHLSHLYGVWPLDEINPYDTPDLAGAAHRALELRGAENDSAHGHLHHALVAARLRDGDRVAHALGQVLKGDFFHASLMSSHYPNLDVYNADAAHTLPAVVIEMLVQSTPDRLVLLPALPAAYPKGELTGIRTRFGAEVDLSWSPQQATAVVRPTRTHRVELRTSSGARPLDLVAGEDHVLTLKTW; encoded by the coding sequence ATGACGACCCACCCCGCCGGCCCCGTCCACGGCACCTGGGAGCCCACCCCCGCCACCCGCTGGGAGGACGGCTACCTCAGCGGCAACGGCCACCACGGCGCCCTTGTGTTCGGTGACCCGAACGACGAGCGGGTCGTCGTCACCCACCACACCCTCGTCCGCCCCAACAGCGGCGAGCGCGCCCGCCCGCCCGAGCTGGCCTCTCAACTCCCCCAACTCCAGGACCGGTTGCTCGCCGGGGACGTGCGGGCGGCGGAGGACTTCACGGACGGGCGCGACCTCCAGTGGGTGCAGCCCTTCCATCCGGCCTTTCATATACGGCTGCGGAGGGCGTCCGGCGCGGGCAGGCACTACCGTCGCTCGGTCGACTTCACCACCGGCGTCACCCATGCCGAAGGCGACGGCTGGGACAGCCGCGTCTTCGTCTCCCGCGCCGACGACGTCATCGTCCAGCGGGTCACCGGCGCCGATCTCACGATCGCCCTCGACCACCGCCTCCCCGGCGCCCCGCACGACCTCGCCGTCGGCCACGGCGCCGTCCTCACCTCCGACGGCGCCCTGCTCAACCTGCGCGCCCGCTACCCGGGCAGCGACCGCGCGTACACGGGCATCACGCTGGTCATCGTCACCGGCGGCCGTACCACACTCACGCCGCTAGGTCTCCAGCTCACCGGCGCCGCCTCGGCCCTGCTGCTGACCCGCGTCCTGCGCCACACCGGCGAGATCGACGTGCCCACTGTCTCCCGGGCACTGCGAGATCTGGTCCCGCACCAGGCACTGGGCGGCCCAGGCGAAGTCGACTGCGGTGCGGCAGCGCCCCAAAGGGGCGCGGGGAACTGCGCGACCAGCCACAGCGGGCCCGCAGACAAGCGCCAACCGACCGACCCCTACACCCACCTCCTCGACCGCCACACCACCCTCCACCGCACCGCCTACACGCGCGTGACACTCGACCTGGACGCCGACCCCACCGAACGCGCCCTGCCAGGCTCGGAGTTGCTGGAGCAGCCCGAGAGCCCGGCCTTCCTGGAACGCCTCTTCGCCGCAGGCCGCTACCACTTGCTCTCCGCCGCCGGCCTGCTCCCGCCCCGCCTCACCGGCCTGTGGACCGGCGACTGGAACACGGCCTGGTCAGGGGCGTTCACCAACGACGCCAACGTCAACCTCCAGACCGCGTCGGCCGCGGCCACCGCGCTCCCTGAAGTCACCGACGCCCTCGCCGGCCTCATCGGCCGCCAGCTTCCGGACTGGCGTGAGAACGCCCGCGCGATCTTCGGTGCCCGGGGCGCCGTCGCCCCGGCCCACAGCGACGGCGAGTCCGGGTTGACGTACCACTTCAACCGCGAATACCCGCTGCACCTGTGGACCGCCGGCGCCGACTGGCTGCTCAAGCCGCTCGTCGACCACGACGAGACCCGCGGCGAACGCGACCCGCGCACCGCCGACACGCTCGCCGAAGTCGCCCAGTTCTACGAGGACTTCCTCACCCGCACCGACGACGACGGACACCTCGTCCTCGTCCCCTCCTACTCACCCGAGAACCGGCCCGCGAACGCGAGCTGGGGCGCGATCAACGCGGCGATGGACCTCTCCGCGGCCCGACACGCGCTGCGCACGGCCGCCGAGTACCACCCGGAGAAGGCACAGGCGTGGCGTGCCCTCGCCGACCGGCTTCCGCCGCACCGGATCAACGACGACGGCGCACTCGCGGAATGGGCCTGGCCGGGCCTCGACGACACCTACGACCACCGGCACCTCAGCCACCTCTACGGCGTCTGGCCGCTCGACGAGATCAACCCCTACGACACCCCGGACCTCGCCGGCGCCGCACATCGTGCCCTCGAACTCCGCGGCGCCGAGAACGACTCCGCGCACGGCCACCTCCACCACGCCCTCGTCGCGGCCCGGCTGCGCGACGGCGACCGGGTGGCGCATGCCCTCGGCCAGGTCCTCAAGGGCGACTTCTTCCACGCCTCGCTGATGAGTTCGCACTACCCGAACCTCGACGTCTACAACGCGGACGCCGCCCACACCCTGCCCGCGGTCGTGATCGAGATGCTCGTGCAGTCGACCCCGGACCGGCTGGTGCTGCTGCCCGCGCTTCCGGCGGCGTATCCGAAGGGCGAACTCACCGGCATCCGCACGAGGTTCGGCGCGGAGGTCGACCTCAGCTGGAGCCCACAGCAAGCCACCGCAGTCGTACGCCCCACCCGTACCCACCGCGTCGAACTCCGGACTTCCTCCGGTGCACGGCCGCTCGACCTCGTCGCCGGAGAAGACCACGTCCTCACCCTGAAGACGTGGTGA
- a CDS encoding beta-galactosidase, with product MGTSHLPALSDVTRGRIVYGGDYNPEQWPEEVWLDDVRLMKEARVNSVTLGVFSWAKLEPRPGAREFGWLDRLMDLMHDHGIGVVLSTPTASPPPWLGRLHPETLPRDEDGRVEWWGGRQHFSHSSEAYRRYAAAITEDLAARYGSHPALTLWHINNEYCTFDWGDEAAARFRRWLQGKYGTLDALNTAWGTAFWSQGYGEWDEVLPPRHAHYLKNPTQVLDFKRFTSDMLLECYVAERDIVRRHTPHIPVTSNFMPLWVGQDAWRWADEEDVVSVDIYPDPRDPYGAQSGAVVQDMTRSQARGPWMLMEQAAGPVNWRGVNHPKPRGMNRLWSLQAVARGADAVCYFQWRQSRQGAEKFHSGMVSHAGEEGRTYQEVKQLGAELHRISGEVTGGRVTSDIAVLHDWHSWWAGAHDGRLSTHVDHPDILRAWHRALWEAHLTTDFAHPEHDLTRYKLVVAPQLYLLTDTAIENLLAYVHGGGTLVCGFLTGIADEDDRVRPGGMDARLRELFGIRTLHEWWPLDAGETVECDGFRGTLWSEEIETGGGATTISYKGGELDGLPAVLHKDRAWYVSTLPEPDALRDLLSRIATDAGARPVLDGLPPRVEAVRRGDLLFVLNHGREPVTVDVPGTHHDLLTGESCTDQLTLGRYGVAVLRP from the coding sequence ATGGGCACGTCCCATCTGCCGGCCCTCAGTGATGTCACGCGTGGTCGCATCGTCTACGGCGGTGACTACAACCCTGAGCAGTGGCCGGAGGAGGTGTGGCTCGATGATGTGCGGCTGATGAAAGAGGCACGCGTCAATTCCGTCACCCTCGGGGTCTTCTCCTGGGCGAAGCTCGAACCCCGGCCGGGGGCGCGGGAGTTCGGGTGGCTCGATCGGCTCATGGATCTGATGCACGACCATGGCATCGGTGTGGTTCTTTCCACGCCCACTGCCTCGCCGCCGCCGTGGCTCGGTCGGCTTCACCCGGAGACCTTGCCCCGTGACGAGGACGGGCGCGTCGAATGGTGGGGTGGGCGGCAGCATTTCTCGCACTCCAGTGAGGCGTATCGACGGTATGCCGCTGCCATCACCGAGGATCTCGCCGCGCGCTACGGCAGTCACCCCGCCCTCACCCTGTGGCACATCAACAACGAGTACTGCACATTCGACTGGGGCGATGAGGCCGCTGCCCGTTTCCGGCGGTGGCTTCAGGGGAAGTACGGCACCCTCGACGCCCTCAACACGGCCTGGGGCACCGCCTTCTGGAGTCAGGGCTACGGCGAGTGGGACGAGGTGCTCCCGCCGCGCCATGCGCATTACCTCAAGAACCCCACCCAGGTACTGGACTTCAAACGCTTCACCTCCGACATGCTCCTGGAGTGCTACGTCGCCGAGCGGGACATCGTCCGGCGGCACACCCCGCATATCCCGGTGACCAGCAACTTCATGCCGCTGTGGGTGGGGCAGGACGCCTGGCGCTGGGCGGACGAGGAGGATGTCGTCTCCGTCGACATCTATCCCGATCCGCGTGATCCGTACGGCGCCCAGAGCGGCGCCGTCGTGCAGGACATGACCCGTTCGCAGGCCCGCGGCCCCTGGATGCTGATGGAGCAGGCGGCAGGGCCGGTCAACTGGAGGGGCGTCAACCATCCCAAGCCGCGCGGAATGAATCGCCTCTGGTCGCTCCAGGCGGTGGCCCGCGGTGCCGACGCCGTCTGCTACTTCCAGTGGCGGCAGTCCCGGCAGGGCGCGGAGAAGTTCCACTCCGGGATGGTCAGCCACGCGGGGGAGGAGGGCCGTACCTATCAGGAGGTCAAGCAGCTGGGGGCTGAGCTGCACAGGATCAGTGGCGAGGTCACTGGCGGTCGGGTCACGTCCGACATCGCCGTCCTCCACGACTGGCACTCCTGGTGGGCCGGCGCCCACGACGGCCGTCTCTCCACCCACGTCGACCACCCCGACATCCTCCGCGCCTGGCATCGCGCCCTCTGGGAGGCCCACCTCACCACCGACTTCGCCCACCCCGAGCACGACCTCACCCGGTACAAGCTCGTCGTCGCCCCGCAGCTATACCTCCTCACGGACACGGCGATCGAGAACCTCCTCGCGTACGTCCACGGCGGCGGCACCCTCGTCTGCGGCTTCCTCACCGGCATCGCCGACGAGGACGACCGGGTACGCCCCGGCGGCATGGACGCCCGGCTGCGCGAGCTGTTCGGCATCCGCACCCTGCACGAGTGGTGGCCGCTGGACGCGGGGGAGACCGTCGAGTGCGACGGGTTCCGCGGGACGCTTTGGTCGGAGGAGATCGAGACCGGAGGCGGCGCGACGACCATCTCGTACAAGGGCGGCGAACTCGACGGCCTACCCGCCGTGCTCCACAAGGATCGCGCCTGGTACGTCTCCACCCTCCCCGAGCCGGACGCGCTGCGCGACCTGCTCTCCCGGATCGCCACCGACGCGGGCGCCCGGCCCGTGCTCGACGGCCTGCCCCCGCGCGTGGAGGCCGTCCGCCGCGGTGATCTACTGTTCGTCCTCAACCACGGACGCGAGCCGGTGACCGTCGACGTTCCCGGCACCCACCACGACCTGCTCACGGGGGAGTCGTGCACGGACCAACTCACCCTCGGCCGCTACGGAGTGGCGGTGCTGCGCCCATGA
- a CDS encoding carbohydrate ABC transporter permease codes for MTAVIDKPARTPGRWAAPPRPVWEEEPTKVGLAGKGLVLGLACFAILFPLWIVVVTSLSSRKTIDEAGGLVMIPKDITFIAYTELLSGGQVTRAAIISVLVTLVGTAFSMTVSVLCAYGLSRTGSLAHRWILMTLLATMFFSAGLIPTYLLVQTLGLTDTYLALILPSAISVFNILVLRGFFMGISQELIDSARIDGAGDFRVLWQIVMPLSRAVIAVITLFYAVGYWSAWFNASLYLNEQDMMPLQNVMIQLVQKQEAPVGLGQAIKTGQLSGLAVQMAVMVMALLPVAVLSPFVQRHFKKGMLTGAVKG; via the coding sequence GTGACCGCCGTCATCGACAAACCCGCGCGAACGCCCGGGCGTTGGGCTGCGCCTCCTCGTCCCGTGTGGGAGGAGGAGCCCACCAAGGTGGGGCTGGCGGGCAAAGGGCTGGTCCTGGGGCTCGCCTGCTTCGCGATCCTCTTTCCGCTGTGGATCGTGGTGGTCACCAGTCTGTCCTCGCGCAAGACCATCGACGAGGCCGGCGGGCTGGTGATGATCCCCAAGGACATCACCTTCATCGCCTACACGGAACTGCTCAGCGGCGGTCAGGTCACGCGGGCCGCGATCATCAGCGTGCTGGTCACGCTGGTCGGTACGGCCTTCTCGATGACCGTGTCCGTGCTGTGTGCGTACGGGTTGTCCCGGACCGGGTCGCTGGCGCACCGGTGGATCCTGATGACGCTGCTGGCGACGATGTTCTTCAGCGCCGGGCTCATTCCCACGTATCTGCTGGTGCAGACTCTCGGGCTGACCGACACGTATCTCGCGTTGATCCTGCCGAGTGCGATCAGTGTCTTCAACATCCTGGTGCTGCGAGGATTCTTCATGGGGATCTCGCAGGAGCTGATCGACAGTGCGCGGATCGACGGGGCGGGGGATTTCCGGGTTCTCTGGCAGATCGTCATGCCGTTGTCGCGGGCCGTCATCGCGGTGATCACGTTGTTCTATGCGGTGGGGTACTGGAGTGCTTGGTTCAATGCGTCGTTGTATCTGAACGAGCAGGACATGATGCCGTTGCAGAACGTCATGATCCAGCTGGTGCAGAAGCAGGAGGCGCCGGTGGGGTTGGGGCAGGCCATCAAGACGGGGCAGTTGTCGGGGCTTGCTGTGCAGATGGCTGTGATGGTGATGGCTTTGTTGCCGGTGGCTGTGCTTTCGCCGTTTGTGCAGCGGCATTTCAAGAAGGGGATGTTGACGGGGGCGGTTAAGGGGTGA
- a CDS encoding ABC transporter permease has translation MSHSTVPRSRAEADTTAKTPVESGGTTGSTGSPGKRPPDKLSLRLRFRRDRVLLLMTLPAVVLVLLFNYVPILGNVVAFQDYDPYISENGIVSILNSPWVGVENFQRIFEDSAFWQALENTLVLFFLQLVLFFPIPVLLALLINSVVRPRVRAIAQAVLYLPHFFSWVLVIAVFQQLLGGAGLLSTLLRDHGYDGLSVMTDPETFKFLVTAQTVWKDAGWGIIVFLAALAAVSPDLYEAAAMDGANRWRRMWHVTLPALRPVIALLLVLRVGDALTVGFEQILLQRDAVGPGAAEVLDTFVWWNGVRNQDFGYAAAAGLVKGVVSIGLVLAANKVAHLMGEQGVYKK, from the coding sequence GTGTCCCACAGCACGGTGCCTCGGAGCAGGGCCGAGGCCGACACGACGGCGAAGACCCCGGTGGAGTCCGGCGGCACCACCGGATCCACCGGCTCACCGGGGAAACGCCCTCCGGACAAGCTGAGCCTGCGACTGAGGTTCCGGCGCGATCGCGTCCTGCTGCTGATGACGCTGCCGGCGGTCGTCCTGGTCCTGCTCTTCAACTACGTGCCGATTCTCGGCAACGTGGTCGCCTTCCAGGACTACGACCCCTACATCAGCGAGAACGGCATCGTCTCCATCCTGAACAGCCCATGGGTGGGAGTGGAGAACTTCCAGCGGATCTTCGAGGACTCCGCCTTCTGGCAGGCGCTCGAGAACACGCTGGTGCTGTTCTTCCTGCAGCTCGTGCTGTTCTTCCCGATACCGGTCCTGCTCGCGCTGCTCATCAACAGCGTGGTCAGGCCGCGGGTGCGGGCGATCGCGCAGGCCGTTCTCTATCTGCCGCACTTCTTCTCCTGGGTGCTGGTCATCGCCGTCTTCCAGCAGCTGCTCGGCGGCGCCGGGCTGCTGTCGACCCTGCTGCGCGACCACGGCTACGACGGCCTGAGCGTGATGACCGACCCGGAGACCTTCAAGTTCCTGGTCACCGCGCAGACCGTGTGGAAGGACGCCGGCTGGGGGATCATCGTCTTCCTCGCCGCGCTGGCCGCTGTCAGCCCCGATCTGTACGAGGCCGCCGCGATGGACGGCGCGAACCGCTGGCGGCGCATGTGGCATGTCACCCTGCCCGCGCTGCGGCCGGTGATCGCGCTGCTGCTGGTGCTGCGCGTCGGTGACGCCCTCACCGTCGGCTTCGAGCAGATCCTGCTGCAACGCGACGCGGTGGGACCGGGCGCCGCGGAAGTGCTCGACACCTTCGTGTGGTGGAACGGTGTCCGCAACCAGGACTTCGGCTACGCGGCCGCCGCCGGACTCGTCAAGGGCGTCGTCAGCATCGGACTGGTCCTCGCCGCGAACAAGGTGGCCCATCTCATGGGCGAGCAGGGGGTGTACAAGAAGTGA
- a CDS encoding extracellular solute-binding protein, with the protein MTPNAASSSAAPSRRTFLANTAVAAVAVGGGMPLLAACGGSESGSREGTTSGKDAKKILPAYVASNVVVPDIPAKNGSSIGFTSKLDLAGLKTSVPKKLGKGSKVTIMSPFWGSPPKGNNPYYSGMNSLIGVDVQWQNQDGNTYDQKLGAVLASSDIPDVVVVPGWNMGGKIPSAIISKFADLGPYLSGDAVKDYPNLAAIPTDAWQRSIFGGKLLGLPMPSPWAPSIVPLYRQDIFDKEGYEVPKSCDEFMALAKDITNAKAKRWACLDMKWTAFQAFGVLSGSEKPLGWNLVDGKLVYRIETEEYLEALEWSRKLFEAGVVHPDSKLGKNAPDPGPKFAAGEFLIYPNNISQWYGRTAEQAAQNPEFKVWGMDVWGHDGGNPTMWAEQPAGIFAFVNKKASESVIRDVLAVANVTAAPYGTKEYMMTNYGVEGTHYTVKDGVPTKTDQGNIEVMNAYVMVASPAATTAHPDFPAVAKGQVEWQQRMGAFTRKSSFWGMQITEPNRFTNLTNDMEQMEDDVVRGRKKISDMQQWVSDWKSKGGDRLRDWYQQILDENGSAAN; encoded by the coding sequence ATGACGCCGAACGCCGCTTCCTCCTCCGCTGCCCCCAGCCGGAGAACCTTCCTCGCCAACACGGCGGTCGCCGCTGTGGCGGTGGGTGGAGGGATGCCGCTGCTCGCCGCGTGCGGCGGGTCGGAGAGCGGGTCGCGGGAGGGGACCACGTCGGGCAAGGACGCGAAGAAGATCCTGCCTGCCTACGTCGCCAGCAACGTCGTGGTGCCGGACATCCCCGCCAAGAACGGCTCCTCGATCGGCTTCACCAGCAAGCTGGACCTCGCGGGGCTCAAGACCTCGGTCCCGAAGAAGCTCGGCAAGGGCTCCAAGGTCACCATCATGTCGCCGTTCTGGGGCTCGCCGCCGAAGGGCAACAACCCCTACTACTCGGGGATGAACAGCCTGATCGGTGTCGACGTCCAGTGGCAGAACCAGGACGGCAACACCTACGACCAGAAGCTCGGCGCGGTGCTCGCCTCCAGCGACATCCCGGACGTCGTGGTGGTCCCCGGCTGGAACATGGGCGGCAAGATACCCAGCGCCATCATCAGCAAGTTCGCCGACCTCGGCCCCTACCTCTCCGGCGACGCGGTCAAGGACTACCCCAACCTCGCGGCGATCCCCACGGACGCCTGGCAGCGCTCCATCTTCGGCGGCAAGCTGCTCGGTCTGCCGATGCCGTCCCCGTGGGCGCCCAGCATCGTGCCCCTGTACCGCCAGGACATCTTCGACAAAGAGGGCTACGAAGTACCCAAGTCCTGCGACGAGTTCATGGCCCTGGCCAAGGACATCACCAACGCCAAGGCCAAGCGCTGGGCGTGCCTCGACATGAAGTGGACCGCCTTCCAGGCCTTCGGCGTGCTCTCCGGCAGCGAGAAGCCGCTCGGCTGGAACCTGGTCGACGGCAAGCTGGTCTACCGCATCGAGACCGAGGAGTACCTCGAAGCGCTGGAGTGGTCCCGCAAGCTCTTCGAGGCGGGCGTCGTCCACCCCGACTCCAAGTTGGGCAAGAACGCCCCCGACCCGGGGCCCAAGTTTGCCGCGGGCGAGTTCCTCATCTACCCCAACAACATCTCGCAGTGGTACGGCCGCACCGCCGAACAGGCCGCCCAGAACCCGGAGTTCAAGGTCTGGGGCATGGACGTGTGGGGCCACGACGGCGGCAACCCCACCATGTGGGCCGAACAGCCCGCCGGCATCTTCGCCTTCGTCAACAAGAAGGCCTCCGAGTCGGTCATCCGCGACGTGCTCGCCGTCGCGAACGTCACCGCGGCGCCGTACGGCACCAAGGAGTACATGATGACCAACTACGGGGTGGAGGGCACCCACTACACCGTCAAGGACGGCGTCCCCACCAAGACCGACCAGGGCAACATCGAAGTGATGAACGCCTACGTCATGGTGGCGAGCCCGGCCGCGACCACCGCGCACCCCGACTTTCCCGCGGTCGCCAAGGGCCAGGTCGAGTGGCAGCAGCGGATGGGTGCCTTCACCAGGAAGTCCTCCTTCTGGGGCATGCAGATCACCGAGCCCAACCGCTTCACCAACCTCACCAACGACATGGAGCAGATGGAGGACGACGTCGTCCGCGGCCGCAAGAAGATCAGCGACATGCAGCAGTGGGTCTCCGACTGGAAGAGCAAGGGCGGCGACCGGCTGCGCGACTGGTACCAGCAGATCCTCGACGAGAACGGCTCCGCGGCCAACTGA